The following coding sequences lie in one Paenibacillus durus ATCC 35681 genomic window:
- a CDS encoding GGDEF domain-containing protein produces the protein MHLHRFTFYLLIFSILFVSVEAFISVWKSHYTFGLYSMNMLAPAISFMVLVFVIRKQIGTSKRFWVIIAIGVACELIAQTIWGSYEWVWSMEAPEIGIADLFWYSSSFLYLIALYVRLKSSGERTRHLLDSAILLISISVISWGYLVKPAYYGNDDLDFFTLGVDLIYPVTSVLRFFILVVWLLNGERRFNSKALLFLMGGFVCYVFGDLLYLFLIDIHHMDSLETWIDPFWASASFCLALAGLYSLNPASRPILTGDTRSVRILRFSVPYIGLLLFVGLFSAGQPLNSIFFAGLTSIIVLIFVRQVMFLLDCEKLLEQLKHALERSEYLASYDSLTGLLNRRTFEQELTIMLSSAAVRQEQVAVLFFDLDKFKIVNDLYGHHTGDLLLQAVAEHMTLLQHEGMRCARFGGDEFVISIATPSEWIGRLDEIAGIIIQGIPQRFELEGNVINTSLSVGIAVFPDHALNVTDLIKRADQNMYLAKRGGSFSP, from the coding sequence ATGCATTTGCACCGTTTCACTTTCTACCTACTTATATTCTCTATTCTTTTCGTTTCTGTAGAGGCTTTTATATCTGTTTGGAAAAGCCACTACACCTTTGGGCTTTACAGCATGAACATGCTGGCACCTGCAATATCATTTATGGTTTTGGTTTTTGTCATCCGTAAGCAAATTGGGACTTCAAAGCGATTTTGGGTTATCATCGCAATCGGGGTCGCTTGTGAATTGATTGCTCAGACGATTTGGGGGTCCTACGAATGGGTATGGTCGATGGAAGCTCCCGAAATCGGCATCGCCGATCTATTTTGGTATTCGAGCTCTTTTCTATACCTGATCGCGCTTTATGTCCGGCTGAAGAGCTCTGGCGAAAGGACCCGGCATCTACTCGATTCCGCCATTCTGCTCATCAGTATATCAGTCATTAGCTGGGGGTACCTGGTGAAACCGGCTTACTACGGAAACGATGACCTGGATTTTTTTACACTTGGGGTAGATTTGATCTATCCTGTGACCTCAGTTCTAAGGTTTTTTATATTGGTCGTTTGGCTGCTTAACGGTGAGCGGAGGTTTAACAGCAAGGCACTATTGTTTCTAATGGGCGGATTCGTATGTTACGTTTTTGGAGATTTGCTATATTTGTTTCTCATCGACATACATCATATGGATTCGCTAGAGACATGGATCGATCCATTCTGGGCATCTGCCTCCTTCTGCTTGGCCTTGGCTGGCTTGTATTCGCTGAATCCGGCTTCGCGACCGATCCTGACTGGTGACACGCGCAGCGTCCGGATTCTCCGTTTTTCCGTGCCTTATATCGGTCTTCTCCTGTTCGTCGGGCTCTTCAGTGCTGGGCAGCCTTTGAACAGTATCTTTTTTGCAGGCCTTACGAGTATTATTGTGCTGATCTTTGTCAGGCAGGTGATGTTTCTGCTAGATTGTGAGAAGCTGCTTGAGCAGTTGAAGCATGCGCTCGAACGGTCGGAATACCTGGCCAGCTACGATAGCCTAACGGGACTGCTCAACCGCAGGACGTTCGAACAAGAGCTCACTATCATGCTTTCATCTGCCGCAGTGAGGCAGGAGCAGGTGGCCGTCCTATTCTTCGATTTGGACAAGTTCAAAATCGTTAATGACCTGTATGGTCACCATACGGGAGATCTGCTGCTGCAGGCCGTCGCGGAACATATGACTCTGCTACAGCATGAAGGTATGCGCTGCGCGCGATTCGGCGGTGATGAATTCGTGATAAGTATCGCCACTCCAAGTGAATGGATCGGCCGATTGGATGAAATCGCCGGTATTATTATACAGGGTATCCCCCAACGTTTCGAGCTAGAGGGAAATGTCATCAACACTTCGCTGAGCGTAGGCATAGCAGTTTTTCCCGATCATGCCCTTAACGTGACTGATTTGATCAAAAGAGCTGACCAAAACATGTACCTGGCGAAACGTGGTGGTAGCTTCTCACCCTAG
- a CDS encoding response regulator transcription factor — MPTILVADDDANIRELVCLFLRNDGFATAEAADGKEALAIYASTHVDLVVLDIMMPIMDGWTLCKELRRANPDLPLLMLTARGETWEKVKGFELGTDDYLTKPFDPLELTARVKTLLKRYRIGSAQMIQLGDVILDRKTYKVMKGGESFTLPLKEFELLYKLAGTPEQVYTREQLIDQVWGIDYAGDNRTVDVHIKRLRERFAATPGFRIETVRGLGYRLEVSE; from the coding sequence ATGCCTACAATACTAGTTGCTGACGATGATGCGAACATTCGCGAGCTCGTCTGCTTGTTTCTACGCAACGATGGATTCGCGACAGCCGAAGCCGCGGACGGCAAGGAAGCGCTGGCCATCTACGCTTCGACGCATGTCGATCTTGTCGTGCTTGATATTATGATGCCGATTATGGATGGGTGGACGTTATGTAAGGAGCTCAGAAGAGCCAATCCGGATCTTCCGTTGCTTATGCTGACCGCGAGAGGCGAAACATGGGAGAAAGTGAAGGGCTTCGAGCTTGGGACGGACGATTATTTGACGAAGCCATTCGATCCGCTGGAGTTGACGGCTCGTGTCAAGACCTTGCTGAAAAGGTACCGGATCGGCTCCGCGCAAATGATTCAGTTGGGCGACGTTATTCTTGATCGGAAGACCTATAAGGTGATGAAAGGAGGAGAGTCGTTCACACTGCCGCTTAAGGAGTTCGAATTGCTGTACAAGCTCGCCGGAACGCCCGAACAAGTCTATACGCGCGAGCAGTTGATCGATCAAGTATGGGGGATCGATTACGCCGGAGATAACCGAACGGTAGACGTGCATATCAAACGCCTGCGCGAACGGTTCGCGGCCACGCCCGGTTTTCGTATCGAGACAGTGCGCGGGCTTGGCTACCGGCTTGAGGTTTCCGAATGA
- a CDS encoding ArsR/SmtB family transcription factor, whose protein sequence is MKANSNVAMIASLVSETSRAAILTVLLDGKFHAASELAYMVGIQPQTASFHLAKLVNANVVAVEKQGRHRYYGIQNQEVAQVMESLLSIAPPIEIKSLKQSSEDKALRYARTCYDHLAGSLGVQLTNTLLRTGILREEKEEFTVTENGKKFFTSFQIDFENVKNKRCSFSHKCLDWSERRHHLAGALGNALLEKFLELNWVQRLPKTRAIKITSEGKTGFKEVFSLDIEDKQS, encoded by the coding sequence ATGAAAGCAAACTCGAATGTAGCTATGATTGCTTCTCTTGTGAGCGAAACTTCTCGCGCAGCAATATTAACTGTCTTACTAGACGGGAAGTTTCATGCAGCAAGTGAGTTAGCATATATGGTAGGAATCCAGCCTCAAACGGCAAGTTTCCATTTAGCAAAATTGGTTAATGCGAACGTAGTTGCCGTTGAGAAACAAGGGAGACATCGGTACTATGGGATTCAAAATCAAGAAGTTGCCCAGGTTATGGAATCATTATTATCAATCGCTCCACCAATTGAAATAAAGTCTTTAAAACAATCTTCAGAAGATAAAGCGCTGCGTTACGCAAGAACGTGTTATGATCATCTCGCCGGGAGTTTAGGGGTGCAATTAACAAATACATTGCTTAGAACGGGTATTCTGCGTGAAGAAAAGGAAGAGTTTACTGTTACTGAAAATGGGAAGAAGTTCTTTACAAGCTTTCAAATTGATTTTGAAAATGTTAAGAACAAACGCTGCTCATTTTCACACAAATGTCTGGATTGGAGTGAAAGACGCCACCACCTTGCTGGAGCGTTAGGAAATGCCCTCCTGGAGAAGTTTTTAGAGCTAAATTGGGTGCAACGTCTACCTAAAACACGAGCGATAAAAATTACTTCTGAGGGTAAAACAGGCTTTAAAGAAGTATTTTCATTGGATATTGAGGACAAACAAAGTTGA
- a CDS encoding sensor histidine kinase produces MIRSLYTRVVLTFLVSVIGGAVLSFFVATWVFRDKLDENLRIPLLYFGQDIARIYQALPLSEADAFVSGMNQLNYYHLRIYEETGEFQSYGTLNGHNPAAVTMEQVKKVLAGEVVQVNPSGISTTLLGMPFSTETGTKAMFLEPISPPSAPFITKWILNFLTYSLATGSLFILVAAMFLVRPIKKLTKATRRIAGGDFNVKLNIKQKGELGTLARSFEDMTHDLQELERMRREFVSNVSHEVQSPLTSISGYALALKQADITQDERNRYLDIIMSEADRMSKMSDSLLKLSLLESQSQRLRLTAFSLDEQIRRVIVAIQPQWSTRNIRFELDLKAVRIMADHDLLNQVWTNIIGNSIKFSPDNSVISVSIQQEIKNVSVRISDAGIGISPEDQKRIFERFFKADRSHSRKYGGSGMGLAIVKQIVSLHQGDIRVESEPGRGTTVIVSLPITAPTE; encoded by the coding sequence ATGATCCGATCCTTATATACGCGAGTCGTCCTGACCTTTCTAGTCTCCGTAATCGGGGGCGCGGTCCTTTCTTTTTTTGTGGCAACCTGGGTATTCAGAGATAAATTGGACGAAAACCTGAGAATCCCCTTGCTTTACTTCGGCCAGGACATTGCCCGGATTTACCAGGCGCTTCCGTTAAGCGAGGCGGATGCGTTCGTAAGCGGAATGAATCAGCTCAACTACTATCATCTTCGAATTTACGAAGAAACGGGAGAGTTCCAGTCTTACGGAACGCTTAACGGACACAATCCTGCCGCCGTGACTATGGAACAAGTAAAAAAAGTACTGGCCGGAGAAGTCGTTCAAGTCAATCCGAGCGGGATTTCTACAACTCTCTTAGGGATGCCTTTTTCGACCGAAACAGGCACTAAAGCCATGTTTCTAGAGCCGATCAGCCCCCCTTCCGCACCTTTTATCACGAAATGGATTTTGAACTTTTTAACCTATTCGTTGGCAACAGGAAGTCTGTTTATTCTGGTAGCTGCCATGTTCCTAGTCCGACCGATTAAAAAGCTGACAAAAGCGACTAGACGCATAGCGGGCGGGGATTTCAACGTCAAGCTGAATATTAAGCAGAAGGGCGAGCTAGGCACATTGGCTCGAAGCTTTGAAGACATGACGCACGATCTGCAGGAGCTTGAGCGGATGCGCAGGGAGTTCGTATCGAACGTGTCTCACGAAGTTCAGTCGCCGCTCACCTCTATATCCGGTTATGCTCTGGCGCTCAAGCAAGCAGACATCACTCAGGATGAGCGCAACCGTTACCTCGATATTATCATGTCTGAAGCCGATCGGATGTCCAAGATGAGCGATAGCCTGCTGAAGCTGAGTTTGCTTGAATCGCAGTCGCAACGACTGAGGTTGACCGCGTTCAGCCTGGACGAACAGATCAGACGGGTTATCGTCGCGATCCAGCCGCAATGGTCGACACGCAACATCCGTTTCGAACTCGACCTGAAGGCCGTTCGAATCATGGCCGACCACGATCTATTAAACCAGGTGTGGACGAACATAATCGGCAATAGCATAAAATTTTCCCCGGATAACAGCGTTATTAGCGTCAGCATCCAACAAGAGATCAAAAACGTGAGCGTTCGTATATCCGACGCCGGCATCGGGATTTCCCCCGAGGACCAGAAGCGTATCTTCGAACGGTTTTTTAAGGCGGATCGCTCCCATAGTCGTAAGTATGGCGGCAGCGGTATGGGACTAGCCATCGTTAAACAGATCGTCTCTCTTCATCAAGGAGATATCCGAGTGGAGAGCGAACCGGGCCGAGGAACGACCGTCATTGTTTCCTTGCCCATTACAGCGCCGACGGAGTAA
- a CDS encoding flavin reductase family protein — protein sequence MKNTKQIPNAEMIKPKILYYGTPVILLNTLNEDGTVNISPISSSWALGDCIVLGIGLGGKAIENLEQLPECVINIPSPSLWENVEQLAPYTGKNPVPENKKKYGCTYQKDKYAISGLTPIESKTVRPTRIMECPLQIEARVKNIRIPDHSPNFAIIETQAVHIHAHKEIIIEENHIDPQKWSPLIYNFRHYFGLSNQLGKTFRSEI from the coding sequence ATGAAAAATACGAAGCAGATTCCAAACGCAGAAATGATTAAACCTAAGATTCTATATTATGGAACTCCTGTAATTTTGCTAAATACATTGAATGAAGATGGAACAGTAAATATTAGCCCTATTTCATCATCATGGGCATTAGGAGACTGTATTGTATTAGGAATTGGTCTTGGGGGGAAAGCGATTGAAAATTTAGAACAACTTCCTGAGTGTGTAATTAATATTCCCAGTCCTTCTCTTTGGGAGAATGTTGAACAACTAGCCCCTTACACAGGGAAAAATCCCGTTCCTGAAAATAAGAAAAAATATGGATGTACATATCAAAAAGACAAATATGCTATTAGTGGATTAACTCCCATTGAGTCTAAGACGGTAAGACCTACACGAATTATGGAATGCCCACTACAAATTGAGGCAAGAGTAAAAAACATTCGAATTCCTGATCATTCCCCTAACTTTGCCATTATTGAGACACAAGCTGTGCATATACATGCTCACAAAGAAATTATCATTGAAGAAAATCATATCGATCCCCAAAAATGGAGTCCTCTAATATATAATTTTCGTCATTATTTCGGTCTAAGTAATCAGCTCGGTAAAACCTTTCGATCTGAAATTTAA
- a CDS encoding amino acid permease: MAQPELKRELANRHVQLIAIGGTIGTGLFLGSGKAIQQAGPSIMLTYFIVGIAVFFVMRALGELLLSKAGYQSFTDIAEDYLGSRAAFITGWTYWFCWIMTAMADVIAVGVYVQYWFDIPQWVPAIVCLIILLGLNLLTVKNFGELEFWFALIKVITILALIGIGVILLIMGFKTDAGSVTVTNLWEHGGVFPNGISGFLFSFQMVVFAYVGVELVGVSAAETSNPEKNIPSAINKIPLRILFFYVGALFVLLCINPWTELSPAESPFVKTFTLVGIPIAAGIINFVVLTSAASACNSGMFSTSRILYSLSKKQQASSHFAKLNKNHVPGNSLFISTLVISVGALLSKLIPEQAFGIVTTISAICFIWVWGVVLVCHIRYKKTRPELQAKSKFKAPFTPFINYVVLALFAGILIIMLFASETRPALLFTPLWFILLFMLYPNKSKKEKSSNIATNIK, encoded by the coding sequence ATGGCACAACCAGAATTAAAGAGAGAGCTAGCAAATCGGCATGTTCAACTTATCGCCATCGGCGGCACCATTGGTACGGGATTGTTCTTAGGATCGGGTAAAGCGATTCAACAGGCAGGCCCATCCATCATGCTTACGTATTTCATCGTGGGGATCGCCGTGTTTTTCGTGATGAGAGCACTGGGAGAACTTCTGTTGTCTAAAGCGGGTTATCAATCTTTTACAGATATTGCTGAAGACTATCTTGGATCTCGGGCCGCGTTTATAACGGGTTGGACCTATTGGTTTTGCTGGATCATGACGGCTATGGCTGATGTGATTGCAGTTGGCGTATATGTACAGTATTGGTTCGATATCCCGCAATGGGTACCTGCCATCGTCTGCTTAATCATTTTATTAGGGCTCAACCTGTTAACGGTAAAAAATTTCGGAGAACTGGAGTTTTGGTTTGCCTTAATCAAAGTGATCACGATTCTTGCATTGATTGGCATTGGGGTCATTTTGCTGATCATGGGATTTAAGACGGATGCAGGATCGGTAACGGTAACAAACCTTTGGGAACACGGGGGCGTTTTTCCGAACGGCATTTCAGGCTTCTTATTTTCCTTTCAAATGGTGGTATTCGCCTATGTCGGTGTGGAATTAGTGGGGGTATCGGCAGCGGAAACATCCAATCCGGAAAAAAACATCCCATCGGCTATCAATAAAATTCCTCTACGGATTTTATTTTTCTACGTTGGCGCGTTGTTCGTCCTGCTGTGCATTAACCCATGGACGGAGCTCAGCCCGGCCGAAAGTCCTTTCGTTAAAACCTTTACTTTAGTAGGGATTCCGATTGCCGCGGGGATTATTAATTTTGTCGTATTAACTTCAGCCGCTTCAGCTTGCAACAGCGGGATGTTCTCAACAAGCCGGATTCTCTATAGTTTAAGCAAGAAACAGCAGGCGTCTTCTCATTTTGCCAAACTGAATAAAAATCATGTGCCAGGGAATTCGTTATTCATATCCACGCTTGTCATATCCGTTGGCGCTCTTTTGAGCAAACTTATTCCGGAGCAGGCATTTGGAATCGTGACAACGATAAGTGCCATTTGTTTTATTTGGGTGTGGGGCGTCGTTCTCGTCTGCCATATCAGATATAAGAAGACCCGGCCGGAATTACAGGCAAAATCAAAATTCAAAGCACCCTTTACGCCATTTATTAATTATGTTGTCTTAGCGTTGTTTGCCGGGATTCTCATCATTATGCTGTTCGCTAGCGAAACACGTCCGGCTTTATTGTTCACCCCGCTATGGTTTATTCTATTATTTATGCTATATCCCAATAAAAGCAAAAAGGAAAAAAGCAGCAATATAGCGACGAACATTAAATAG